Below is a genomic region from Paludicola sp. MB14-C6.
ACAAATTCCTGCTGGAAAAGCTACTCCAGCACCACCAGTTGGTCCTGCATTAGGTCAACATGGTGTTAACATTATGTCATTTACAAAGGAATTTAACGAGCGTACAAAAAATGACATCGGTCTTATCATTCCGGTTGTAATTACTGTTTATGCTGACCGTTCTTTCTCATTTGTAACAAAAACTCCACCAGCTGCAGTTTTAATTAAAAAAGCATGTGGTATTGAGAGTGGCTCAGGTGTGCCAAACAAAACTAAAGTTGCAAAAATCACAAAAGAACAGGTTAAACAAATCGCGGAAACAAAAATGCCTGACTTAAATGCAGCAAACATTGAAACTGCAATGAGCATGATCGCAGGTACTGCGCGCTCAATGGGCATCGAAGTTGTCGATTAATTAACCCTGGTGGGAGGACAAATTCCGCTATTAACCACTTTTAGGGAGGAAAAAAGATGAAACACGGTAAAAAATATGTTGACAGTACTAAAACTGTTGATCGTAACAAACTATATGATGCTAACGAAGCATTAGCTCTTACTGTTTCTACTGCAAAAGCAAAATTTGACGAAACAGTTGAACTACACATTCGTCTAGGTGTTGACTCTCGTCACGCTGACCAACAAGTTCGTGGTGCTGTTGTATTACCAAACGGTACTGGTAAAAGCGTTAAAGTTTTAGTATTATGCAAAGGCGAAAACGTTGAAGCTGCTAAAGCTGCTGGTGCTGAATATGTTGGTTCTGATGAATACGTTGCTAAAATCCAAGGCGAAGGCTGGATGGATTTCGACGTAGTTATCGCAACTCCTGACATGATGGGCGTTGTTGGACGTTTAGGTAAAGTTTTAGGTCCAAGAGGCTTGATGCCTTCTCCTAAAGCAGGTACTGTTACTCCAGACGTAGCACGTGCTGTTACTGAAGCAAAAGCTGGTAAAATTGAATATCGTTTAGATAAAACTAACATTATTCACTGCCCAATTGGTAAAGTTTCTTTTGGCCCTGAAAAGCTAGAACAAAACTTAAATACTCTAATGAATGCAGTTGTAAAAGCAAAACCAGCAGCATCAAAAGGTCAATACCTAAAATCTTGCGTAGTAGCTTCTACTATGGGACCTGGTGTAAAAGTAAATACTGCTAAATACGGCGTATAGTCGAATTAGTATATATTTCTATTGACATTTTGCAAAAATTGTTTTAATATAATTGTAGCTGTTATTTCTTTAAGACAGTTGGAGTAATTGTAATACTGATGCTATTACAAAGCATAATTGGTTTTAACCATCCAACCGAGAGAAACTGTGTATAAATATATTTGTTATTTATGCCCTTTTCTACTCGAATGATTAGAAAAGGGTTTTTCGTTTCTTATTAATAATAGCACTTCATATTAAATTGCTAAGTGAGGTGAATACATTGCCAAGTGCAAACGTTCTTGAATCTAAAAAACAACTAGTTGTTGATTTAACTGAAAAGTTAAAGAGTGCAACTTCCGGCGTTTTAGTTGATTACAAAGGTATTAGCGTTGCTGATGATACTGCTCTTCGTAAAGAGTTCAGAGAAGCAGGCGTTGAATATGCTGTTGTAAAAAACACAATGCTAAAATTTGCAGCTCAAAATGCAGGTCTTGAAGGTCTAGAATCTTACCTTGAAGGTACTACTGCATTAGCTTTCAGCACATCTGATGCTGTTGCTCCTGCAAAAGTTGCTGTTAAATACGCTGACAAAATTAAAAAAGGTTTTGATATTAAAGCCGGCTTTATGGATGGTCAAGTATTAAACGCTGCTAAAATGACTGAAGTTGGTAAACTTCCTTCAAAGGAACAACTTATTGGTCAATTACTTTCTGTTCTTACAGGAAATATCCGTGGTATGGCTGTTGCTCTTAACGCTATCGCGGAACAAAAAGAATCTGCATAAGCAGAATCTTAATCAGCGAAAGCTGACATTCGGATTTATTCCAATTAAAATAATTTATTAAAATAATGGAGGTAATTTTCATGGCTTCAGAAAAAATCGTGAAATTTATTGATGATATCAAAGCTCTTACAGTATTAGAGCTAAACGAATTAGTGAAAGCAATCGAAGAAGAGTTCGGCGTATCTGCTGCTGCTCCTGTAATGATGGCTGGCGCTGCTCCTGCAGCTGCTGCTGAAGAAAAAACTGAGTTCGACGTTATCCTTGCTGATGCTGGTGCATCTAAAATGGGCGTTATCAAACTAGTTAAAGAAGTTACTGGTCTTGGCCTAAAAGAAGCAAAAGAAATGGTTGACAATGCACCAAAAACTATCAAAGAAGCTATCTCTAAAGCTGATGCTGAAGAGCTAAAAACTAAATTAGAAGCTGCTGGCGCTAAAGTTGAATTGAAATAGTTTTAAATTATTTCTTTAAAGAACCACATTTTACATGTGGTTCTTTTATTTTTATTCATTTTACGTTGCAAAAGCAACCGATTTATTCTGATACTTCCAATATACTAATCTCATACGATTATTTCGTTTTTTTTGCAAATAATAATTAAAAATATTGGAGGTATCTTATGAGTAATATGTTTTGTTTTCAATGTCAGCAAACGGCAGGTCAAAAGGCTTGTGTCAATGTCGGTGTTTGTGGGAAGCAACCAACTACAGCAAAAATTCAAGATAAACTGGTTTGTGAACTTATTGGCTTAGCCGATGCAGTTGTAAAAAATCATCCAACCAAGCAATCAGACCGTTTGGTGATGGACGGATTGTTCATGACGTTAACCAATGTCAATTTTGATAATGCAGTCATTCAAAAGACAATTGATAAAGTAATAGCCGAGCGCAATAAAATTGGTGAAGGAGCGCCATTCCCTTTAGAAGAACTTTGGAACGGCGAAACCGATATTGTTTCGCTTCGTTCTACCCTTCTCTTTGGCATGAAAGGAATGGCAGCATATGCTCATCATGCAATGAACTTAGGAGAAGAGGATAAGGAAGTTACCAACTGGTTTTATAAAGGACTTAGTGAGTTAAATAAGGACCATACCATTGAAGAATGGCTTCAACTCATTATGGAGTTTGGGCTTGTTAATTTTAAATGTATGGAAATTCTGGATCATGCCAACACAAGCCATTATGACACACCAGTTCCGGCTAAAGTACCATGTGATATTGAAAAAGGTCCTTTCATCGTTATTTCAGGACATGATTTGCATGATTTAGAACAGTTATTAGAACAAACCAACGGAACAGGCGTTAATGTCTATACACATGGCGAAATGCTACCTGCACATGGATATCCTAAGTTTCAAGAGTATCCTCAATTAAAAGGAAACTTCGGAACCGCTTGGCAATCACAGCAAAAAGAATTTGACAATATCCCTGCCCCCGTTTTATTTACTACCAACTGTCTCATGCCGCAACGTCCAAGCTATCAAGATAGAATTTATACCACAT
It encodes:
- the rplK gene encoding 50S ribosomal protein L11, translating into MAQKVVGYIKLQIPAGKATPAPPVGPALGQHGVNIMSFTKEFNERTKNDIGLIIPVVITVYADRSFSFVTKTPPAAVLIKKACGIESGSGVPNKTKVAKITKEQVKQIAETKMPDLNAANIETAMSMIAGTARSMGIEVVD
- the rplA gene encoding 50S ribosomal protein L1 — encoded protein: MKHGKKYVDSTKTVDRNKLYDANEALALTVSTAKAKFDETVELHIRLGVDSRHADQQVRGAVVLPNGTGKSVKVLVLCKGENVEAAKAAGAEYVGSDEYVAKIQGEGWMDFDVVIATPDMMGVVGRLGKVLGPRGLMPSPKAGTVTPDVARAVTEAKAGKIEYRLDKTNIIHCPIGKVSFGPEKLEQNLNTLMNAVVKAKPAASKGQYLKSCVVASTMGPGVKVNTAKYGV
- the rplJ gene encoding 50S ribosomal protein L10, whose protein sequence is MNTLPSANVLESKKQLVVDLTEKLKSATSGVLVDYKGISVADDTALRKEFREAGVEYAVVKNTMLKFAAQNAGLEGLESYLEGTTALAFSTSDAVAPAKVAVKYADKIKKGFDIKAGFMDGQVLNAAKMTEVGKLPSKEQLIGQLLSVLTGNIRGMAVALNAIAEQKESA
- the rplL gene encoding 50S ribosomal protein L7/L12 — protein: MASEKIVKFIDDIKALTVLELNELVKAIEEEFGVSAAAPVMMAGAAPAAAAEEKTEFDVILADAGASKMGVIKLVKEVTGLGLKEAKEMVDNAPKTIKEAISKADAEELKTKLEAAGAKVELK
- the hcp gene encoding hydroxylamine reductase; translated protein: MSNMFCFQCQQTAGQKACVNVGVCGKQPTTAKIQDKLVCELIGLADAVVKNHPTKQSDRLVMDGLFMTLTNVNFDNAVIQKTIDKVIAERNKIGEGAPFPLEELWNGETDIVSLRSTLLFGMKGMAAYAHHAMNLGEEDKEVTNWFYKGLSELNKDHTIEEWLQLIMEFGLVNFKCMEILDHANTSHYDTPVPAKVPCDIEKGPFIVISGHDLHDLEQLLEQTNGTGVNVYTHGEMLPAHGYPKFQEYPQLKGNFGTAWQSQQKEFDNIPAPVLFTTNCLMPQRPSYQDRIYTTSVVGYEGLIHIEADENGKKDFSKIIEHAIALGGYENDHSMSGINGGHTMLTGFGHGTILANAGSIVEAVQQGKIKHFFLVGGCDGAHPGRNYYTDFVKQTPMDSIVLTLACGKFRFNDLDLGEVAGFPRILDMGQCNDAYGAVKVALALADAFKCGVNELPLTLVLSWYEQKAVCILLSLLALGVKNIYIGPTVPAFLSETVVKTLVDTFGLTPITTPEQNLDQILNRG